One genomic region from Salvia hispanica cultivar TCC Black 2014 chromosome 2, UniMelb_Shisp_WGS_1.0, whole genome shotgun sequence encodes:
- the LOC125206194 gene encoding uncharacterized protein LOC125206194, translating into MEKLHTYDFCGGDGYDAVVVGSGYGGSVAACRLSMAGFNVCLFEKGRKWEAKDFPSDSFKIFSTVRLENKNMGINIGPKDALFQIHIQDDSLAATACGLGGGSLVNAGVILPTTVRARRDPRWPEPWEKDWDRNEALVSEMLNVQSVPTVFQNSNIMQQVVDNEYDQSIHEQIKLSINFDVEDSRKFQQPVNCLACGNCLAGCPYNAKNSTDKTYLVSAIEAGCAIKTESEVQYVVRNDDYIYREKGGFKARSKRRWLVFLNEFDYVASDIVILSAGVIGTTKILFQSRLRGLSTSEKLGSGLSCNGSNVAYLAGSSAPLNAYGLNETQFSGLPFQERPGPSISSSYTSSLGFTIQSAVIPTAYPRSLFKGITTYKWQSSNCFLHVVIDVLMRAVGLKRGQDMVLNVMGYDDSSGQLTFDKDANKIEFCPPCDPLLPHKIEAFQKLAKKLGGTLFVSRYRSTSVHLLGGCIAASDASSGVCNPDGQVFDGSSLKGVHAGLYVCDASIIPCSVGINPCLTIAAAAEHVSRKLVQNGAKKYIQDFGERVLNSKIKMETSCDDSEVVAKETMRGQVSGMPCTAYLKLRFKRARAGKCCSLLQGVVGGHIICKSVEMEKMHIIHGEVELCKTNSRTPYTQYMHYHLLLAASSGSRYVLEGRKVMNPYLLALYAWRESTTLDVKLSDQTGDKMTNLKGKLHISALELLKCMCSLEGRSRIEFLSLLTLSLIRTYILQVPRTSHESFNASDFTQRPYPSSKIHEIKTEDDFIISCEQWRSHQSRRSTKHYYPLLLLNGYSTECFSLPTEPNDLVRTFLQEGHDVLLLRTRLHPLNASDDFSIEDIGKIDIPAAMLKIVELYGESIKVHVVAHCVGGLSIHISIMGGHVSAKHIASLSCTNSSMFFKLTASASIKMRLPLIPISMRIMGKNKTLHLLQTSTTNIRHRLLKSVARLIPRQERCTCDECEVFSGIFGNTFWHENVSHATHQWMNKENQTKLPMAGFSHLRKICNAGFIVDSSGSNTYLIHPERMALPTLYISGERVILVTPETSFLANKYMKLHQSGYRHERVVVDGFGHSDILIGEESHEKVFPHIQRHIELAEDEQDSLRKRHRNNEAVAWSDDPYKDGAGFGSCIIILLLVLLFIAGFYWC; encoded by the exons GTAGGCTGTCCATGGCAGGTTTTAACGTGTGTTTGTTCGAGAAAGGTCGTAAATGGGAAGCTAAGGATTTTCCATCAGACAGTTTCAAGATTTTTTCTACTGTTAGATTGGAAAACAAGAACATGGGAATCAACATCGGCCCTAAAGATGCGCTGTTTCAG ATACATATACAAGACGATTCTCTTGCAGCGACGGCCTGTGGCTTAGGTGGAGGCTCACTTGTAAATGCAGGAGTTATACTACCTACAACAGTTCGTGCACGACGTGATCCTAGATGGCCTGAGCCCTGGGAAAAAGACTGGGACAGAAACGAGGCCTTAGTATCGGAGATGCTAAATGTACAGAGTGTTCCAACGGTGTTCCAGAATTCCAACATCATGCAACAAGTGGTCGACAATGAGTATGATCAGAGCATCCACGAGCAAATAAAACTGAGCATAAACTTCGATGTGGAAGATTCTAGAAAGTTCCAGCAACCAGTAAATTGTCTAGCATGTGGAAACTGCCTTGCTGGATGTCCTTACAATGCTAAAAACTCTACTGATAAAACTTATTTGGTCTCAGCCATTGAA GCAGGATGCGCCATAAAAACAGAAAGTGAGGTTCAGTATGTGGTGAGAAACGACGATTACATCTATAGAGAAAAAGGAGGCTTTAAAGCTAGAAGCAAACGACGATGGCTTGTATTTCTCAATGAATTTGACTATGTGGCATCTGACATAGTTATACTTTCAG CTGGAGTAATTGGTACAACAAAAATACTTTTCCAGTCGCGTTTGAGAGGATTGTCAACGTCAGAGAAGCTTGGCTCGGGATTGAGCTGCAATGGGAGTAATGTGGCCTACTTGGCTGGAAGCTCAGCTCCTTTAAACGCTTATGGACTAAACGAAACACAGTTTTCTGGTCTACCTTTTCAAGAGAGACCTGGACCTTCCATTTCTTCATCGTATACTTCATCGTTGGGGTTCACCATTCAG AGTGCTGTTATTCCCACTGCATATCCGCGTTCCCTATTCAAAGGAATCACAACTTACAAATGGCAATCTAGCAACTGTTTCTTACACGTCGTGATAGATGTTTTAATGCGAGCTGTAGGCTTGAAACGCGGCCAAGATATGGTTCTGAATGTAATGGGATATGATGACAGCAGTGGACAGCTCACTTTTGATAAAGATGCAAATAAGATCGAATTTTGCCCTCCGTGTGATCCTCTGCTTCCGCACAAGATTGAAGCTTTCCAAAAACTTGCAAAGAAGCTTGGAGGAACTCTGTTCGTGTCACGGTACAGGAGCACTTCCGTGCATCTATTAGGAGGTTGTATTGCAGCATCCGACGCTTCATCTGGTGTCTGCAATCCGGATGGTCAAGTTTTTGATGGCTCGTCTCTAAAAGGGGTGCACGCTGGACTTTATGTATGTGACGCCTCCATAATACCTTGTTCGGTTGGGATCAATCCGTGTCTCACTATTGCTGCTGCAGCCGAGCATGTGAGTAGGAAGCTAGTCCAGAATGGCGCAAAGAAGTATATTCAAGATTTTGGGGAACGAGTGCTCAACTCAAAAATTAAGATGGAGACGAGCTGTGACGACTCAGAAGTTGTGGCAAAAGAAACAATGCGAGGGCAAGTTAGTGGAATGCCATGCACAGCTTATCTGAAGCTGAGGTTCAAACGTGCACGAGCTGGGAAGTGTTGTTCCCTTCTGCAAGGCGTAGTAGGAGGCCACATCATATGCAAGAGTGTAGAAATGGAGAAGATGCATATCATTCATGGAGAAGTTGAATTGTGCAAAACAAATAGCAGAACACCTTATACACAGTATATGCATTATCATCTCCTCCTTGCAGCTTCATCTGGTTCAAG ATATGTTCTTGAAGGGAGAAAGGTAATGAACCCTTACCTACTAGCGTTATACGCATGGAGAGAGTCGACCACATTGGATGTTAAACTCAGTGATCAAACGGGAGATAAGATGACGAATCTAAAAGGGAAGCTTCACATTTCTGCGCTAGAGCTTCTGAAATGCATGTGCTCTCTTGAGGGCAGAAGCAGGATTGAGTTCTTGTCTCTTTTAACGCTATCCCTCATTAGGACTTACATACTTCAAGTACCGCGAACAAGCCACGAGAGCTTCAACGCCTCGGATTTCACTCAAAGACCCTATCCTAGTAGCAAGATTCATGAAATCAAGACAG AAGATGACTTCATAATCAGCTGTGAGCAATGGCGAAGCCACCAATCACGACGCTCAACGAAACATTATTATCCCCTCCTGCTACTCAATGGCTACTCAACTGAATGCTTTTCCCTACCAACTGAGCCAAATGATCTTGTAAGAACTTTTCTACAAGAGGGGCACGATGTACTGCTACTACGAACGAGGTTGCACCCCTTGAACGCCTCAGACGACTTCTCTATTGAAGATATTGGCAAAATAGACATTCCAGCTG CAATGCTAAAGATCGTCGAGTTGTATGGGGAATCCATAAAAGTACACGTCGTTGCACATTGCGTGGGAGGCTTATCCATCCACATATCTATAATGGGAGGCCATGTTTCAGCCAAGCACATTGCCTCCCTGTCTTGTACAAACTCTTCAATGTTCTTCAAGCTCACTGCGTCCGCATCCATCAAAATGCGGCTGCCCCTTATTCCA ATCTCGATGAGGATAATGGGGAAGAACAAGACACTGCATCTCTTACAAACATCAACCACGAACATCAGACATCGCCTCCTGAAATCTGTAGCGCGCCTAATCCCGCGCCAGGAAAGATGCACGTGTGATGAATGTGAGGTCTTCTCAGGCATATTTGGCAACACATTCTGGCACGAGAACGTCAGCCATGCGACACATCAATGGATGAACAAGGAGAATCAGACAAAGCTTCCAATGGCAGGATTCTCCCACCTGAGAAAGATCTGCAATGCCGGCTTCATAGTAGATAGCAGCGGAAGCAACACGTATCTCATCCACCCCGAGAGGATGGCGCTGCCAACGCTCTACATATCAGGCGAAAGAGTGATCCTCGTCACTCCAGAAACTTCTTTTCTTGCTAATAAATACATGAAGCTGCATCAGTCTGGTTATAGGCATGAGAGGGTGGTGGTCGATGGCTTCGGCCACTCTGACATTTTGATCGGAGAGGAATCGCATGAAAAAGTATTTCCACACATTCAGAGGCATATCGAGTTGGCCGAAGACGAGCAAGATTCATTGAGGAAGAGGCACAGAAATAACGAGGCCGTAGCATGGAGTGATGATCCGTATAAAGATGGTGCAGGATTTGGGAGCTGCATCATCATACTATTGCTTGTGCTTCTCTTCATAGCAGGATTTTATTGGTGTTAA